A single window of bacterium DNA harbors:
- a CDS encoding aminotransferase class III-fold pyridoxal phosphate-dependent enzyme: MTGSAGGIDQLTIDAASTSVFHKYLDRVYPSIDRGEGVWLYTIGGRSILDACSGGAMTAGLGHGVGEVADAAQTAMGDIAYYYAHHFTNGPQERLAARLVEIAPEMAKVRFLSGGSEANETALRLARQYHVDRGEGTRWRAISPAQAYHGGTMATVSLTGRPTFRAPLDPYLSEHLHIPPSTPRFDPTGGAALDALDEAIEQAGPENVSAFFCEPVSGASLPGYSPPDRFWEGLAERRDRYGFLVCFDEVVTGMGRTGGWFAYQNLPITPDIVTIGKMLGGGYMPLAATMCRQPVYEVLASGSKEFDLGHTWDGAPLSCAVGLAVLDYLERHNLAGLAAERGPALLDRLRAALEGYAIVGEVRGRGFLLGVEYVDPRDGVSIPPDSLGIAELIDACALENDLLVMSTHPNADGYAGDQTVFAPALPSTDEELAEMIERFARVVGEVDRTVTDRLANGGTT; the protein is encoded by the coding sequence ATGACCGGATCGGCCGGGGGCATTGACCAGTTGACCATCGACGCCGCCTCCACCAGCGTCTTCCACAAGTACCTCGACCGGGTGTATCCGAGTATCGACCGGGGCGAGGGCGTGTGGCTGTACACCATCGGCGGCAGGAGCATCCTCGACGCCTGCTCGGGCGGCGCGATGACGGCCGGTCTCGGTCACGGGGTGGGGGAAGTAGCAGACGCCGCCCAGACCGCCATGGGCGATATTGCCTACTACTACGCCCACCACTTCACCAACGGGCCCCAGGAGCGGCTGGCGGCTCGCCTGGTGGAGATCGCCCCCGAGATGGCCAAGGTCCGTTTCCTGAGCGGCGGCTCCGAGGCCAACGAGACCGCTCTCCGGCTGGCCCGCCAGTATCACGTGGATCGCGGGGAGGGCACGCGGTGGCGGGCCATCTCCCCGGCCCAGGCCTACCACGGCGGCACAATGGCTACGGTGTCGCTCACCGGCCGCCCCACCTTCCGGGCGCCGTTGGATCCCTACCTGTCCGAGCATCTCCATATCCCTCCGTCTACCCCGAGGTTCGACCCGACGGGAGGTGCCGCGCTAGACGCCCTCGACGAGGCGATCGAGCAAGCAGGCCCCGAGAACGTCTCCGCCTTCTTCTGCGAGCCGGTCAGCGGGGCGTCCCTACCGGGCTACTCGCCCCCGGACCGTTTCTGGGAGGGGCTGGCGGAGCGGCGGGACCGGTACGGCTTCCTGGTCTGCTTCGACGAGGTGGTCACCGGTATGGGGCGTACGGGAGGCTGGTTCGCCTACCAGAATCTACCGATCACTCCCGACATCGTGACCATCGGCAAGATGCTGGGCGGGGGCTATATGCCGCTGGCGGCCACCATGTGCCGCCAACCCGTATACGAAGTGTTGGCGAGTGGCTCGAAGGAGTTCGACCTGGGCCATACCTGGGACGGAGCGCCCCTGAGCTGCGCGGTCGGACTCGCAGTGCTCGACTACCTGGAGCGGCACAACTTGGCCGGGCTGGCCGCGGAGCGAGGGCCGGCCCTTCTCGACCGGCTTCGGGCGGCGCTCGAGGGTTATGCGATCGTGGGGGAGGTCCGGGGCCGCGGGTTCCTCCTGGGTGTCGAGTACGTGGATCCGCGGGATGGCGTCTCCATACCGCCCGACTCGCTGGGGATCGCGGAGCTGATCGACGCCTGTGCCTTGGAGAACGACCTGCTCGTGATGTCCACCCACCCCAACGCCGATGGCTATGCCGGGGATCAGACGGTCTTCGCCCCGGCCCTCCCGAGTACGGACGAGGAACTGGCCGAGATGATCGAACGGTTCGCCCGGGTGGTGGGGGAGGTGGACCGGACGGTCACGGACCGCTTGGCGAACGGAGGAACGACATGA
- a CDS encoding xanthine dehydrogenase family protein molybdopterin-binding subunit codes for MTPQQRPAPVGGIGSSIRRHEDPPLLAGRARYVADVRLPGMLTMVVVRAPVAHGTIRSIDCLEARRLPGVEAVFTAEEVNESLGGIPSIPPRVSFDDTVIPYLQPIIAHDRVRFVGEPMAVVVAGDRYVAEDAADLVFADIDTCPPMLDAGAEDRPGRRLFEPENLVTTLEARFGDAGRAFAEAEVVVEAELATGRHSGVPMETRGIVVEFDPSGERLTVHGATKVPHWNLATTTALLGMPPGRLRMRETAVGGGFGVRGELYPEDVLAVWAADRLGRSVAWIEDRREHLLTANHSREQFHRARIAGDREGRISAIASDFDMDMGAYARTHSIRVADLTLSMIPGPYDLEAYRGTARCVVTNKTPTGTYRAPGRFESSFVRERLIDLYAAEIGMDPVEVRRRNLIKPDRIPYSRPLSSTGEPMLFSDGDFPSILDRLVGSFDWKGLEQRREAGEQVGVGVAMFMEKSGLGPWETGAVEVDPDGLVRVRSGCSSVGQGIRTVLAQIVADRLQLDHARVRVELLDTDRTPYGIGSYASRSTVTAGSALVQAADEVVRITKQVAAVDFEVDASDLDYRNGSVFVSGSPEFSLSIFEAAARLHPVTARKYGRSEPGLAVDSVFEAERVVYPCGANLAVVRVDGETGEVAVEQLILYYDIGRAINPMLVAGQMEGGAIQAVGGTLYEQFAYDGDGNPLCGSFMDYLLPTLAETPTMTALIGEQDPTATNPLGIKGAGEGGVPGVAAAIATAIEHALGRPGLASRLPLTPERVLAPQPSDHGQSGHR; via the coding sequence ATGACCCCACAGCAGCGGCCGGCGCCTGTCGGTGGTATCGGAAGCTCCATCCGGCGCCATGAGGACCCTCCGCTGCTGGCCGGCAGGGCCCGCTACGTAGCCGATGTCCGGCTTCCGGGCATGCTCACGATGGTGGTGGTCAGGGCGCCCGTCGCCCACGGCACGATACGGAGCATCGACTGCCTCGAAGCCCGCCGGCTGCCGGGAGTGGAGGCGGTATTCACCGCGGAAGAAGTGAACGAGTCGCTCGGAGGCATACCCAGCATCCCGCCCCGGGTCTCGTTCGACGACACCGTGATCCCCTACCTCCAGCCGATCATCGCCCACGACCGCGTGCGCTTCGTCGGCGAGCCGATGGCGGTGGTGGTGGCCGGTGATCGGTACGTGGCGGAGGACGCCGCCGATCTGGTTTTCGCCGACATCGACACCTGCCCACCGATGTTGGACGCAGGCGCCGAGGACCGGCCAGGCCGGCGCCTGTTCGAGCCGGAGAACCTGGTGACCACCCTCGAAGCCCGCTTCGGCGACGCAGGACGGGCGTTCGCGGAGGCGGAGGTGGTGGTCGAAGCCGAGCTTGCCACCGGCCGCCACAGCGGAGTGCCGATGGAGACGCGGGGCATAGTGGTCGAGTTCGACCCGTCCGGCGAACGGCTCACCGTCCATGGCGCGACCAAGGTGCCGCACTGGAACCTGGCCACCACCACCGCTCTCCTGGGCATGCCTCCCGGCCGTCTACGCATGCGCGAGACGGCGGTGGGGGGAGGCTTCGGAGTGCGCGGCGAGTTGTATCCGGAGGATGTGCTGGCGGTATGGGCGGCCGACCGGCTGGGCCGATCCGTGGCTTGGATCGAGGACCGCAGGGAACACCTCCTAACGGCAAACCACTCCCGCGAGCAGTTCCATCGGGCGCGCATCGCGGGTGACCGGGAGGGCCGGATCTCCGCCATCGCATCGGACTTCGACATGGATATGGGCGCCTACGCCCGCACCCACAGCATCCGGGTGGCCGACCTGACCCTGTCGATGATCCCCGGTCCTTACGACCTGGAGGCGTACCGGGGAACGGCCCGGTGCGTGGTCACGAACAAGACCCCCACCGGCACCTACCGGGCTCCCGGCAGGTTCGAATCCAGCTTCGTGCGGGAGCGGCTCATCGACCTGTACGCCGCCGAGATCGGCATGGACCCGGTCGAGGTGCGGCGCCGCAACCTGATCAAACCCGATCGGATCCCCTATTCCCGCCCGCTTTCGTCAACCGGCGAGCCGATGCTTTTCAGCGACGGCGACTTCCCGAGCATCCTCGACCGGCTGGTCGGCTCGTTCGACTGGAAGGGGCTCGAGCAGCGCCGGGAGGCGGGCGAGCAGGTCGGGGTCGGTGTGGCGATGTTCATGGAGAAGTCGGGCTTGGGTCCGTGGGAGACCGGCGCCGTCGAGGTCGATCCCGACGGTCTGGTCCGGGTCCGGTCGGGATGCTCCTCGGTCGGCCAGGGCATCCGCACTGTGCTGGCTCAGATCGTGGCCGATCGGCTCCAGCTCGATCACGCCCGGGTACGGGTGGAACTACTCGACACGGACCGGACGCCCTACGGGATCGGAAGCTACGCCAGCCGGTCGACGGTCACCGCCGGGAGCGCCCTGGTGCAGGCCGCCGACGAAGTGGTGCGGATCACCAAGCAGGTTGCGGCCGTGGACTTCGAGGTGGACGCAAGCGACCTGGACTACCGGAACGGCTCCGTCTTCGTATCCGGATCGCCCGAGTTCAGCCTGTCCATCTTCGAGGCCGCCGCCCGGCTCCATCCTGTGACGGCCCGCAAGTACGGAAGGTCCGAGCCCGGCCTGGCCGTGGACTCGGTGTTCGAGGCGGAGCGTGTGGTCTACCCGTGCGGCGCCAACCTGGCCGTGGTCCGGGTGGATGGGGAGACGGGCGAGGTGGCGGTCGAGCAGTTGATCCTGTACTACGACATCGGGAGGGCGATCAACCCGATGCTGGTGGCGGGACAGATGGAGGGAGGCGCTATCCAGGCGGTAGGGGGCACGCTGTACGAGCAGTTCGCCTACGACGGAGACGGCAACCCCTTGTGCGGATCGTTCATGGACTACCTGTTGCCCACCCTCGCCGAGACGCCGACCATGACCGCCCTCATCGGCGAGCAGGATCCGACCGCCACCAACCCTCTCGGTATCAAAGGAGCAGGCGAGGGAGGCGTCCCTGGAGTGGCCGCGGCCATCGCCACCGCGATAGAGCATGCCCTGGGCCGGCCCGGCCTCGCCAGCCGGCTACCCCTAACCCCCGAGAGAGTGCTCGCGCCCCAACCGTCGGACCACGGGCAGAGCGGCCACCGCTGA
- a CDS encoding glutamine synthetase family protein, translating into MTWNPSDDGFVLLGMPDVHGSVRGKAFRPGAFRSAVDKGTVMTDLWLGLDPVDMPIADYREYGINTGAPDLLLQPDPDTLRPLAWRPGWGICLADPSWPDGSRCRLASREVLRDVLADLADMGYEVMAGFEYEVRIFDSAGDPLSSGISYSLGEIGRFDRLLEVLVPALEGLGVNLEAVHTEAGPGLLELNISARRGLRAADDAALLKFAVKEVAASLGLTASFLAKTMPLEEGSSGHIHLSFWQGEHNAFAPTAEGEFPATCMSAIGGILDHLPAASLLVNPTVNSYKRLVPGYFAPVNVSWGYENRSTSVRAIRGNRLARSRLECRRPGADANPYLALAALLASAMIGIRDGASPPAPETRDVSERADLPPLPNSLESALRAFRADTALQEAIGAEFSDYFAISRAWELRAWQESVSDWERERYTRAV; encoded by the coding sequence ATGACCTGGAATCCTTCCGACGACGGCTTCGTCCTCCTGGGTATGCCGGATGTCCACGGCTCCGTCCGGGGCAAGGCCTTCCGGCCCGGCGCCTTCCGGTCGGCGGTGGACAAGGGCACGGTGATGACCGACCTGTGGCTGGGTCTGGACCCGGTCGACATGCCGATCGCCGACTACCGGGAGTACGGGATCAACACCGGCGCGCCCGATCTCCTGCTGCAGCCGGATCCCGACACCCTCCGGCCGCTGGCATGGAGGCCGGGCTGGGGGATATGCCTGGCCGATCCGAGCTGGCCGGACGGGTCGAGATGCCGGTTGGCCTCACGTGAGGTGCTGCGGGATGTGTTGGCGGACCTGGCGGACATGGGCTACGAGGTGATGGCGGGTTTCGAGTACGAGGTGAGAATCTTCGACAGCGCCGGTGATCCGCTTTCTTCAGGCATCAGCTACAGCCTCGGGGAGATCGGCCGTTTCGACCGGCTGCTCGAGGTGCTGGTCCCGGCCCTCGAGGGTCTTGGCGTGAACCTCGAAGCGGTCCACACCGAGGCCGGTCCGGGCCTGCTCGAGTTGAACATATCCGCCCGGCGGGGGCTCCGGGCCGCCGACGACGCCGCCCTGCTCAAGTTCGCCGTCAAAGAGGTGGCGGCCTCCCTGGGCCTCACCGCCAGCTTCCTGGCCAAGACCATGCCGCTCGAGGAGGGTTCGAGCGGCCACATCCACCTCTCGTTCTGGCAAGGCGAGCACAACGCCTTCGCCCCCACTGCGGAAGGTGAGTTTCCCGCGACGTGCATGTCGGCCATTGGGGGCATCCTCGACCATCTTCCGGCCGCCTCCCTCCTGGTGAACCCCACGGTGAACTCCTACAAGCGGCTGGTTCCCGGCTACTTCGCGCCGGTGAACGTGAGCTGGGGTTACGAGAACCGCTCCACTTCGGTGCGGGCCATCCGGGGCAACCGCCTGGCCCGTTCCCGGCTCGAGTGCCGCCGTCCCGGCGCTGACGCCAACCCCTACCTGGCACTGGCGGCCCTGCTGGCTTCGGCGATGATCGGGATCAGGGACGGTGCGTCCCCCCCGGCCCCCGAAACCCGGGATGTCTCCGAGCGGGCGGACCTGCCGCCCCTGCCCAACTCGCTGGAAAGTGCCCTGAGGGCCTTCCGGGCAGATACGGCCTTGCAGGAGGCCATAGGCGCGGAGTTCAGTGACTACTTCGCCATCTCGCGGGCGTGGGAGCTACGCGCCTGGCAGGAGAGCGTCAGCGACTGGGAGCGGGAACGCTACACCAGGGCTGTATAA
- a CDS encoding DUF6395 domain-containing protein, whose protein sequence is MVLSFGGGIDSSAVRKMFPEAFVVHEAHIRDGQVVPSHAHDVVRHLGPDRGRVVTTNQRYVSHPGGWHGWTCAFATSLLMATDYRFGIILMGSNLGGTLLRNGIRYYNRFKARKWHGPTGNFWQSAFDDIGIPVFSPVSGASEYLTMALSLDLVRSGRVVYCMERDGGACHRCTKCMRRDVIRTLVDEGHRADWEPYDRKDIHEFLEREPLYEAYIFSFARDRVKTLPPFMTSRLGGIPSIELDWPMRIHPGTFRFCDKAWRPMIRKRVLGHAEPMTRRHVSEMKKWDVMRPQPSRRPWMGLGLPGSNRSRPGS, encoded by the coding sequence ATGGTTCTCTCGTTCGGAGGGGGGATAGATTCCAGCGCCGTCCGCAAGATGTTTCCCGAAGCATTTGTCGTACACGAAGCTCATATAAGGGACGGCCAAGTCGTTCCCTCCCATGCCCATGACGTGGTCCGGCACCTCGGTCCTGACCGGGGCCGGGTGGTGACTACGAACCAACGGTACGTCTCACATCCGGGCGGATGGCACGGGTGGACTTGCGCGTTTGCCACGTCCCTGCTGATGGCAACGGACTACCGGTTCGGGATCATCCTGATGGGGTCGAACCTCGGGGGCACCCTCCTTCGCAACGGGATTCGTTACTACAACCGGTTCAAAGCCAGAAAGTGGCACGGACCAACCGGGAACTTCTGGCAATCGGCATTCGACGACATCGGAATACCCGTCTTCTCACCCGTATCCGGTGCGAGCGAGTACCTCACGATGGCACTATCCCTCGACCTTGTCCGTTCGGGAAGAGTGGTCTACTGCATGGAGCGGGACGGCGGGGCTTGCCACCGGTGCACCAAGTGCATGCGAAGGGATGTGATTCGTACTCTGGTCGATGAAGGACACCGCGCCGACTGGGAACCGTACGACCGCAAGGACATACATGAGTTCCTTGAGCGCGAGCCCCTGTACGAGGCCTACATCTTCTCCTTTGCCCGCGATCGTGTGAAGACCCTGCCACCCTTCATGACATCCAGACTCGGGGGCATTCCATCGATCGAACTGGACTGGCCCATGAGGATCCATCCAGGCACGTTCCGCTTCTGTGACAAGGCTTGGAGACCGATGATCCGCAAGAGAGTTCTCGGACACGCGGAACCGATGACACGAAGGCATGTGTCGGAGATGAAGAAGTGGGACGTGATGCGGCCTCAGCCGTCGCGCCGTCCCTGGATGGGCCTCGGACTTCCTGGCTCCAACCGTTCCCGGCCAGGAAGCTGA
- a CDS encoding xanthine dehydrogenase family protein subunit M codes for MKPAPFDYHQARSVVEAVAHLGEYGYEAKILAGGQSLVPAMNFRLARPAVLVDINPLHELDYLEEDGDTLRIGAMVRHVTFERPVTEGPTGRLLTMAAHHVGHLPIRIRGTFGGSLAHADPAAEWCVIALLLDAELSTRSPSGGRDIPAAGFFQTVFTTALEPEELLVEARLPRLSPRTRIGFQQFSRRAGDFALAMAAVAFESDDGRVGNARIALGGVSDRPLRAGEAEQALEGQPATEESFRAAAEIAALEIDAVGDIHGSAGYRRDLVRALTRRALEQAIAA; via the coding sequence ATGAAGCCTGCTCCGTTCGACTACCACCAGGCCCGATCCGTGGTCGAGGCGGTAGCCCACCTCGGCGAGTACGGCTACGAGGCCAAGATCCTGGCAGGCGGCCAGAGCCTGGTGCCGGCCATGAACTTCCGCCTGGCCCGCCCTGCGGTCCTGGTCGACATCAACCCGCTGCACGAACTCGACTATCTCGAGGAGGACGGCGACACCCTCCGGATCGGAGCGATGGTCCGCCACGTGACCTTCGAGCGACCGGTCACGGAAGGCCCCACCGGCCGCCTCCTGACCATGGCCGCTCACCACGTCGGCCACCTGCCGATCAGGATCAGGGGCACGTTCGGGGGCAGCCTGGCCCATGCCGACCCCGCCGCCGAGTGGTGCGTGATCGCCCTGCTGCTCGATGCCGAACTGTCAACCAGGAGTCCGTCCGGTGGCCGCGACATCCCTGCCGCCGGCTTCTTCCAGACGGTATTCACCACTGCTCTCGAACCCGAGGAGCTCCTGGTGGAGGCTCGCCTGCCCAGGCTCTCGCCGCGCACCCGGATCGGGTTCCAGCAGTTCAGCCGCCGAGCGGGTGACTTCGCCCTGGCCATGGCCGCGGTCGCGTTCGAGTCCGATGACGGGCGGGTCGGGAACGCCCGCATCGCGCTCGGTGGGGTGAGCGATCGCCCACTCCGAGCCGGCGAGGCGGAGCAGGCGCTGGAGGGCCAACCCGCCACCGAGGAGTCATTCCGCGCCGCCGCCGAGATCGCCGCTCTCGAGATCGACGCCGTCGGCGACATCCACGGGTCCGCCGGCTACCGGCGGGACCTGGTGCGCGCCCTGACCCGACGAGCCCTTGAGCAGGCGATCGCCGCGTGA
- a CDS encoding aldehyde dehydrogenase family protein, whose amino-acid sequence MDPVADSIEIIDPSTEQVITRLPAAGVEHADRAVARAKAAFATWRNVTAGDRATILRRVGAAVEEQAVSLAQLESRNVGKPISDALGEVGMVAATFAYYAGSPERLTGKTIPVPGGVNMTFKEPMGVVGLITPWNFPLAIASWGVAPALAAGNTVVLKPAQLTPLTAIELERIALEAGMPEGVFQVLAGPGRLVGERLVEHPDVAKIGFTGSTEVGKRISARASETIKRVTLELGGKSANIVFADADLEQAAAAAPGAVFGNAGQDCCARSRILVERSAMDDFLGLFSANVAAMQVGDPMDEATEMGPLITAEHRSKVASFLDDDTTVVARGTAPDGPGFWFAPTVVTPNSPGARAVTEEIFGPIACVLPFDGEEEAISIANDTVYGLSGSIWTENGARALRVARALEAGTVSVNSNWSVRVATPYGGFKQSGIGRALGPDALDYYTELKNVYMATG is encoded by the coding sequence ATGGATCCGGTCGCAGATTCCATCGAGATCATCGACCCGTCGACCGAACAGGTCATCACCCGGCTTCCCGCTGCGGGGGTGGAACACGCAGACCGGGCCGTCGCCAGGGCTAAGGCAGCCTTCGCAACATGGCGTAACGTCACGGCCGGCGACCGGGCCACCATCTTGCGACGCGTCGGCGCAGCCGTAGAGGAGCAGGCGGTGTCGCTGGCGCAACTGGAGTCGCGCAACGTGGGAAAGCCGATCAGCGATGCCTTGGGAGAGGTGGGAATGGTGGCGGCCACCTTCGCCTACTACGCCGGATCGCCCGAACGCCTGACCGGAAAGACGATCCCCGTGCCCGGCGGCGTGAACATGACCTTCAAGGAACCGATGGGCGTGGTCGGCCTGATCACGCCATGGAACTTCCCTCTCGCCATCGCCTCCTGGGGGGTGGCGCCCGCCCTGGCAGCCGGCAACACGGTGGTTCTCAAGCCGGCGCAACTGACACCGCTGACGGCCATCGAACTCGAACGCATCGCGCTGGAGGCAGGCATGCCGGAAGGCGTGTTCCAGGTGCTGGCCGGGCCGGGAAGGCTGGTGGGCGAGCGTCTCGTCGAGCACCCGGACGTGGCCAAGATCGGCTTTACGGGCTCGACCGAAGTCGGCAAACGGATCAGCGCCCGCGCCTCGGAGACGATCAAGCGGGTGACGCTCGAACTCGGTGGGAAGTCGGCCAATATCGTGTTCGCCGACGCCGATCTCGAGCAGGCGGCCGCCGCCGCTCCCGGCGCGGTATTCGGCAATGCCGGCCAGGACTGTTGCGCGCGATCCCGGATCCTGGTGGAACGCAGCGCCATGGACGACTTCCTCGGCCTGTTCTCCGCCAACGTTGCCGCCATGCAGGTGGGCGATCCCATGGACGAGGCCACCGAGATGGGACCCCTGATCACGGCGGAACACCGATCCAAGGTGGCCTCGTTCCTGGACGATGACACCACCGTGGTGGCCCGCGGGACCGCCCCCGACGGTCCCGGATTCTGGTTCGCGCCCACCGTCGTGACTCCGAACTCGCCCGGCGCCCGCGCGGTCACCGAGGAGATCTTCGGCCCCATCGCCTGCGTCCTGCCGTTCGACGGCGAGGAAGAGGCCATCTCCATCGCTAACGACACCGTCTACGGCCTGTCCGGATCGATCTGGACGGAGAACGGCGCCAGAGCGCTCCGGGTCGCCCGGGCGCTGGAGGCCGGCACCGTGTCGGTCAACTCCAACTGGTCGGTGCGGGTCGCCACACCCTACGGCGGCTTCAAGCAATCGGGCATCGGCCGGGCTCTCGGCCCCGACGCTCTCGACTACTACACCGAGCTCAAGAACGTCTACATGGCAACGGGCTGA
- a CDS encoding aminotransferase class III-fold pyridoxal phosphate-dependent enzyme, which translates to MQSRAPFVAPGAGAVLQLELARPYRIIVAGDGARVEDSTGKRYLDAMSGGSMAATLGHGRRDLIDLVWEQSRRVGYLDNNHLTNPWQELLAAKLVDVAPPGFTRARFVTGGSEANEAAIRAARMYHVARGEPQRWQIISPAQAYHGPTMQTLALTGRPGLQGAFGPYLTRHRHIPPSTARFDATGQQALDALDEALEQVGPENVSAFFCEPVSAASLPAYSPPARFWEGLAERRERHGFLICFDEVVTGIGRTGNWFAANDLPIVPDVIATAKGLGAGYTAIGAVLYRNPVYEAIASAVRSFSLGHTWDGSPLPCAVGLAVLGILESEGWVDHVATRGPSLRRELEEALSGNDLVGEVRGRGYLLGIDYVDPRDGRSFLPPELGVAGRIERAAARHGLLVLGTMPTRDGFAGDQHLFAPPFPTPDGDLGEMVDRMAAAVGEVAAEVRDELGPSLSAGGVPSAGLRVLIVQHEDPTPAGFVHEWLEDQGAVVEIYRIDLEDRCVDPTRYDLIVSLGSELAAFDDSIPWIDREKDLLVEAQGADVPILGLCFGGQLLARVLGGDSYRGELSEVGWLPVRSANEDLVPPGPWFQWHFDTFSVPPGGELIADSEAGPQAFVVGRSLGVQFHPEVTNEIMDGWVEAYRHELDDEGVDPDALLEETRRIEPRARAVAAQLLERYAEDIAGLALPGPGGDRS; encoded by the coding sequence TTGCAGTCGAGAGCACCGTTCGTAGCGCCGGGGGCCGGGGCCGTGCTCCAACTCGAGCTGGCCAGGCCGTATCGGATCATCGTGGCCGGGGACGGCGCCCGCGTGGAGGACTCCACCGGCAAGCGCTACCTGGACGCCATGAGTGGTGGTTCCATGGCGGCCACCCTGGGCCACGGCCGCCGCGACCTCATCGATCTGGTCTGGGAGCAATCCCGCCGGGTCGGATACCTGGACAACAACCACCTGACCAATCCATGGCAGGAGTTGCTGGCCGCGAAGCTGGTGGACGTGGCGCCGCCGGGGTTCACTAGGGCGCGGTTCGTAACAGGAGGCTCCGAGGCCAACGAGGCCGCCATACGGGCCGCCCGCATGTACCACGTCGCCCGCGGTGAGCCGCAGCGCTGGCAGATCATCTCGCCCGCCCAGGCCTATCACGGTCCCACCATGCAGACCCTCGCCCTCACCGGGAGGCCCGGATTGCAGGGCGCCTTCGGCCCCTACCTCACCCGTCACCGCCACATTCCGCCCTCAACAGCCCGTTTCGACGCGACCGGGCAGCAGGCTCTCGATGCGCTGGACGAGGCGCTCGAGCAGGTCGGTCCCGAGAACGTTTCCGCCTTCTTCTGCGAGCCGGTGAGCGCCGCCTCGCTGCCCGCCTACTCGCCCCCGGCCCGGTTCTGGGAGGGGCTGGCGGAGCGCAGGGAGCGCCACGGCTTCCTGATCTGCTTCGACGAGGTCGTGACGGGGATCGGCCGGACCGGTAACTGGTTCGCGGCCAACGACCTCCCCATCGTCCCCGATGTGATCGCTACCGCCAAGGGTTTGGGGGCCGGTTACACCGCCATCGGGGCCGTCCTCTATCGCAATCCCGTGTACGAGGCGATCGCCTCCGCGGTGCGATCCTTCTCGCTGGGTCATACCTGGGACGGCTCGCCGCTGCCGTGCGCGGTGGGTCTGGCGGTGCTCGGAATCCTCGAGTCCGAAGGCTGGGTCGACCACGTGGCGACGCGGGGTCCGTCTCTCCGCCGGGAACTGGAGGAAGCCCTCTCGGGCAACGATCTCGTGGGGGAGGTCAGGGGGCGGGGCTACCTGCTCGGGATCGACTACGTGGATCCTCGGGACGGCCGGTCCTTCCTTCCCCCCGAACTGGGCGTGGCGGGGCGGATCGAGCGGGCCGCGGCCCGTCACGGTCTCCTGGTCCTGGGCACCATGCCCACCCGGGACGGGTTCGCAGGCGACCAGCATCTGTTCGCGCCGCCCTTCCCGACCCCGGACGGCGATCTCGGGGAGATGGTGGATCGGATGGCCGCCGCGGTCGGGGAGGTCGCCGCAGAGGTGAGGGACGAGCTCGGCCCGAGTCTGTCCGCTGGAGGCGTTCCGTCCGCGGGACTTCGCGTCCTGATCGTCCAGCACGAGGATCCGACACCGGCCGGGTTCGTCCATGAGTGGTTGGAGGACCAGGGCGCCGTCGTGGAGATCTACCGCATCGACCTCGAGGACCGCTGCGTCGATCCCACCCGCTACGACCTCATCGTCTCTCTCGGCTCAGAGTTGGCGGCTTTCGACGACTCGATTCCCTGGATCGACCGGGAGAAGGACCTGCTGGTGGAGGCTCAAGGTGCCGACGTCCCGATCCTGGGCCTGTGTTTCGGCGGCCAGTTGCTGGCGCGAGTCCTAGGGGGCGACTCCTACCGGGGGGAGTTGTCCGAGGTCGGCTGGTTGCCGGTACGAAGCGCCAACGAGGACCTGGTGCCTCCCGGACCCTGGTTCCAATGGCACTTCGACACCTTCTCGGTTCCGCCCGGAGGCGAGCTCATCGCTGACAGTGAAGCCGGCCCGCAGGCGTTCGTGGTGGGACGCAGCCTCGGGGTGCAGTTCCATCCGGAGGTCACCAACGAGATCATGGACGGCTGGGTCGAGGCCTACCGCCATGAGCTCGACGACGAGGGGGTCGATCCCGACGCCCTGCTGGAGGAGACCCGGCGGATTGAGCCCAGAGCGAGAGCCGTCGCGGCGCAGTTGCTGGAGCGCTACGCCGAGGACATAGCCGGCCTGGCCCTGCCAGGACCCGGAGGGGACCGATCATGA